A region from the Aliarcobacter thereius LMG 24486 genome encodes:
- the ftsA gene encoding cell division protein FtsA: MNNTDVLLSLSIGSSSIVAAISKPKYDIDNSIEILGFGSVQSSGVHKGLIINIEEASRSIKSAILKAKESAADITIGSTVVSISGNYTSGIKGEGAVTIQNGLITESHISQAMQMALSNSTINIDYDVVHVIPTSFVVDGVEVDNPIRMNGSRLEVNVYIVAAKRNALINIKSALRVFGIEDISFVLDSYAAALSVLDEQQKKIGAVVINLGSTTTEFVYYKGNSIIYNGFLPVGSNNITNDLSLTLQTPIPFAEQLKKDHGSLIKNYSTQEEAAKVSIPRINDEDVFSDIALDFIQGIVHARVEETLVLVRNELKKYAILDNIGSGIVLTGGMSETIGIKELSKKVFEGIPVAIATPKALPNAFRVRFDELNMSSIVGLMMFGLGINRAYQIDSNKRLIKPIRKEKPVENISDNFNQEIGLQKEQLETNTLLEPIQQKKKTGLFTRLTEWF; encoded by the coding sequence TTGAATAATACAGATGTTTTATTATCTTTAAGCATAGGTTCAAGCTCCATTGTAGCAGCTATTTCAAAACCTAAGTATGATATTGATAATAGTATTGAAATCTTAGGTTTTGGTAGTGTTCAAAGTAGTGGAGTACATAAAGGTTTAATTATAAATATAGAAGAAGCTTCAAGATCAATAAAATCAGCTATTTTAAAAGCAAAAGAGAGTGCAGCTGATATTACTATTGGTTCAACTGTTGTTTCTATATCAGGGAATTATACATCAGGAATAAAAGGAGAAGGAGCTGTAACTATCCAAAATGGTTTGATTACAGAATCTCATATATCACAAGCTATGCAGATGGCTCTTTCTAACTCTACTATTAATATTGATTATGATGTAGTTCATGTAATTCCTACATCTTTTGTTGTTGATGGAGTTGAAGTTGATAATCCAATAAGAATGAATGGATCAAGGCTTGAAGTAAATGTTTATATAGTTGCAGCAAAAAGAAATGCTCTTATAAATATAAAATCAGCTTTAAGAGTTTTTGGAATAGAAGATATAAGTTTTGTACTTGACTCTTATGCAGCAGCACTATCTGTTTTAGATGAACAACAAAAGAAAATTGGAGCTGTTGTTATAAATCTTGGTTCTACAACAACAGAATTTGTCTATTATAAAGGGAACTCTATTATTTATAATGGTTTTTTACCTGTTGGATCAAACAATATTACAAATGATTTATCACTAACTCTTCAAACACCAATTCCATTTGCTGAGCAATTAAAAAAAGATCATGGTTCTTTAATTAAAAATTATTCAACACAAGAAGAGGCTGCAAAGGTATCTATTCCTAGAATAAATGATGAAGATGTTTTTTCTGATATTGCACTTGATTTTATACAAGGAATTGTTCATGCAAGAGTTGAAGAGACTTTAGTTCTTGTAAGAAATGAGTTAAAAAAATATGCAATTTTAGACAATATAGGATCAGGAATAGTTCTTACAGGTGGAATGAGTGAAACAATAGGAATAAAAGAGTTATCAAAAAAAGTTTTTGAAGGTATTCCTGTTGCTATTGCTACACCTAAAGCTCTTCCAAATGCATTTAGAGTTAGATTTGATGAATTAAATATGTCTTCTATTGTTGGACTTATGATGTTTGGTTTAGGAATTAATAGAGCTTATCAAATTGATTCAAATAAAAGATTAATTAAACCAATAAGAAAAGAAAAACCAGTGGAAAATATAAGTGATAACTTCAATCAAGAAATAGGATTACAAAAAGAGCAATTGGAAACTAATACTCTTCTTGAGCCTATTCAACAAAAGAAAAAAACAGGACTATTTACTAGACTTACGGAGTGGTTTTAA
- a CDS encoding peptidylprolyl isomerase, with translation MITWMQRHKRWLVITIWISTIAFVGAGFVGWGSYSYGSKSGVVATIGDREIKFEELNQEYSSLYNQYSQLFGSSFNQEIAKQLRLEDIALSQLLQKRLIMAYGEDLGLKSTEEEVVKEILKYEDFKIDGKFSKEQYIKVLTQNRITPAQFELSLRDAALFQKIQALFTMNVSENSLKNIGKLLFLEDDIEYKILSLNDISVKIDEEKAKEFFEKNRMKYNSQRAYELDIKKLNVKNGTSSEDDIKKYFDRFKSDYKFEDGKLKTFEEARAEVIENLDESNSKKEALTLYMKLKKGEINFDSSKTFSENKLPFLAENIDNVTSLKDGEIGKPFLDNGSFYIVKMIKNIAPKPLSFEEAKTTIYKDALNEERYKLLKEKANSDLSTFKGKVYKNINRESIKAFKDLNENEAQELLSALFITTTKESFVELEDKIVLYRVLDSKFKELSNEDLDLVKPEIESLIENEILVNLLKKLELKYEIKTYMQNKE, from the coding sequence ATGATAACTTGGATGCAAAGACATAAAAGATGGTTAGTTATTACTATTTGGATAAGTACAATAGCATTTGTGGGTGCTGGATTCGTTGGTTGGGGATCATATAGTTATGGTTCAAAATCAGGAGTAGTAGCTACAATTGGAGATAGAGAGATTAAATTTGAAGAGTTAAACCAAGAGTATTCAAGTTTATATAATCAATATTCACAACTTTTTGGATCATCATTTAATCAAGAGATTGCAAAACAGTTAAGATTAGAAGATATTGCACTTTCACAACTATTACAAAAAAGACTTATAATGGCTTATGGAGAGGATTTAGGTCTTAAATCTACTGAAGAAGAAGTTGTAAAAGAAATTTTAAAATATGAAGATTTTAAAATAGATGGTAAATTTAGTAAAGAGCAATATATTAAAGTTCTTACACAAAATAGAATAACTCCAGCTCAATTTGAACTTAGTTTAAGAGATGCAGCTCTTTTCCAAAAAATCCAAGCTCTATTTACAATGAATGTTTCTGAAAATAGTTTAAAAAATATTGGTAAATTACTATTTTTAGAAGATGATATTGAATATAAAATTTTATCACTAAATGATATTAGTGTAAAAATAGATGAAGAAAAAGCAAAAGAGTTTTTTGAAAAAAACAGAATGAAATATAATAGTCAAAGAGCTTATGAACTTGATATTAAAAAACTAAATGTAAAAAATGGAACAAGTTCAGAAGATGATATTAAAAAATATTTTGATAGATTTAAAAGTGATTATAAGTTTGAAGATGGAAAGTTAAAAACTTTTGAAGAAGCAAGAGCTGAAGTTATTGAAAACTTAGATGAAAGTAATAGTAAAAAAGAGGCATTAACTTTATATATGAAACTAAAAAAAGGTGAAATAAACTTTGATTCAAGTAAAACTTTTTCAGAAAATAAATTACCTTTTTTAGCTGAAAATATTGATAATGTAACTTCTCTAAAAGATGGTGAAATAGGGAAGCCATTTTTAGATAATGGAAGTTTTTATATAGTAAAAATGATTAAAAATATTGCACCAAAACCTTTGAGTTTTGAAGAAGCAAAAACTACTATTTATAAAGATGCATTAAATGAAGAGAGATATAAACTTCTAAAAGAGAAAGCAAATAGCGACTTATCTACATTTAAAGGAAAAGTTTATAAAAATATAAATAGAGAGAGTATAAAAGCATTTAAAGATTTAAATGAAAATGAAGCTCAAGAACTTTTAAGTGCTTTATTTATAACAACAACAAAAGAGTCTTTTGTTGAACTAGAAGATAAAATTGTTCTTTATAGAGTTCTTGATTCTAAGTTTAAAGAGCTATCAAATGAAGATCTTGACTTAGTAAAACCAGAAATAGAGTCTTTAATAGAAAATGAAATTTTAGTAAATTTATTAAAAAAACTAGAACTAAAATATGAGATTAAAACTTATATGCAAAATAAGGAGTAA
- a CDS encoding AAA family ATPase, producing the protein METEKKYNLSGVLKKVLYQNDENKYVIAVLDNNQKICGTYFDTNIEKLVGEEILLKGNWITHSKYGVQFEFDTLEVKEQELFFFLTKIVKGFTKKAASEILDKYGEEKLIDILENNPNELLNIKGIKEKKLKMILSSWHSFKHLRELGAFLAKFKVSSSLITKIYSTFSEIENLIEKIKENPYILTNIKGIGFKRADEIAKSLGIDPKSAFRLRSCINYTLKEYCDNNGNSSIDKYHLYKLLDDSLRFDNEELLYEEVIIQMLAKEELFSTKENRVALSMLYYSERSILEFFNRRKDDKNRKIVENFDEYLEKKQESLGFILSDEQKKAVKLINSGEKTLFLIGYAGTGKSTSSRAILELLGEVVSYDDIMTIALSGIASQRISDTTGYNSCTIQSLLVKHKEKDFFPYKVILLDEASMVNSITFYQIISKISDDTVFIIVGDDGQLPAIGAGNILADSIKYELAPICKLTKIYRQNENQAIALIANEIRKGELPNYKEDYEDFKFVDVSINNYYGIKNSLSNSEFSNMRFENSELILNTILNIASEFIVDYYSFIKDKSIGKALTLFQVITPMKGGVLGVENINIELQKLFNHTKNRSLKIKDMEYKLTDKVIHIKNENMKAQTMSMYKNNSSEFLERRVYNGQLGLIIKLDFDDEKCIVLYPNDDMVVFYDFDNINNLLNLAYCLTIHKTQGMEYENALIPMSFSHYIMHNTKLLYTAITRAKKMCFVVGEEEAFKSACKKIEVTIRESVVNDILSKNIVLEEKSLETNSISIPI; encoded by the coding sequence ATGGAAACTGAAAAAAAGTACAATTTAAGTGGTGTACTTAAAAAGGTACTTTATCAAAATGATGAGAATAAATATGTAATTGCAGTATTAGATAATAATCAAAAAATCTGTGGAACATATTTTGATACAAATATTGAAAAACTTGTTGGAGAAGAGATACTTTTAAAAGGAAACTGGATAACTCATAGTAAATATGGAGTTCAGTTTGAATTTGATACTTTGGAAGTAAAAGAGCAAGAGCTTTTCTTTTTTCTTACAAAAATAGTAAAAGGCTTTACAAAAAAAGCAGCAAGTGAGATTTTGGATAAATATGGAGAAGAGAAGTTAATAGATATTTTAGAAAACAATCCAAATGAACTTTTAAATATTAAAGGAATTAAAGAGAAAAAATTAAAGATGATTCTATCATCTTGGCACTCTTTTAAACATTTAAGAGAACTAGGAGCTTTTTTAGCAAAATTTAAAGTAAGTTCAAGTCTTATTACAAAAATATATTCAACTTTTAGTGAGATTGAAAACTTAATTGAAAAGATAAAAGAGAATCCATATATTTTAACAAACATAAAAGGAATAGGTTTTAAAAGAGCAGATGAGATTGCAAAATCTTTAGGAATAGATCCTAAATCTGCTTTTAGATTAAGATCTTGTATAAATTATACTTTAAAAGAGTATTGCGATAATAATGGTAACTCTTCAATAGATAAATATCATTTATATAAACTTTTAGATGATAGTTTAAGATTTGATAATGAAGAGCTTTTATATGAAGAGGTTATCATACAAATGTTGGCAAAAGAAGAGCTTTTTTCTACAAAAGAGAATAGAGTTGCCTTATCAATGCTTTATTATTCTGAAAGATCTATTTTAGAGTTTTTTAATAGAAGAAAAGATGATAAAAATAGAAAAATTGTAGAAAACTTTGATGAATATTTAGAAAAAAAGCAGGAAAGTTTAGGATTTATTTTAAGTGATGAACAAAAAAAAGCTGTTAAACTTATAAATAGTGGAGAAAAAACACTATTTTTAATTGGATATGCTGGAACTGGAAAATCTACTTCAAGTAGGGCTATTTTAGAACTTCTAGGAGAAGTTGTATCTTATGATGATATTATGACAATTGCACTTTCTGGAATTGCAAGTCAAAGAATAAGTGATACAACAGGATATAACTCATGTACAATTCAAAGCCTTTTAGTAAAACATAAAGAGAAAGATTTTTTTCCTTATAAAGTGATACTTCTTGATGAAGCCTCAATGGTAAATTCTATAACTTTCTATCAAATAATAAGCAAAATTTCTGATGATACAGTTTTTATAATAGTTGGTGATGATGGACAGCTTCCAGCAATTGGAGCTGGAAATATATTAGCTGATAGTATAAAATATGAATTAGCTCCAATTTGTAAGCTTACAAAAATTTATAGACAAAATGAGAACCAAGCAATTGCTTTAATTGCAAATGAGATAAGAAAAGGTGAATTACCAAACTATAAAGAAGATTATGAAGATTTTAAATTTGTAGATGTTTCAATAAACAACTATTATGGAATAAAAAACTCTTTGAGTAATAGTGAGTTTTCAAATATGAGATTTGAAAATAGTGAACTTATATTAAATACTATTTTAAATATTGCAAGTGAGTTTATAGTAGATTATTACTCTTTTATAAAAGATAAAAGCATAGGAAAAGCATTAACTCTTTTTCAAGTAATAACTCCTATGAAAGGTGGAGTTTTAGGAGTAGAGAATATAAATATTGAACTACAAAAATTATTTAATCATACAAAAAATAGAAGTTTAAAAATAAAAGATATGGAGTATAAATTAACTGATAAAGTTATACATATTAAAAATGAAAATATGAAGGCTCAAACTATGAGTATGTATAAAAATAACTCTAGCGAATTTCTTGAAAGAAGAGTTTATAATGGACAATTAGGATTGATTATTAAGCTTGATTTTGATGATGAAAAATGCATTGTTTTATATCCAAATGATGATATGGTTGTTTTCTATGATTTTGATAATATAAATAATCTTTTAAATCTAGCATATTGTTTAACAATCCATAAAACTCAGGGTATGGAGTATGAAAATGCACTTATACCTATGAGTTTTTCACACTATATAATGCACAATACAAAACTACTTTATACAGCAATTACAAGAGCAAAAAAGATGTGCTTTGTTGTAGGAGAAGAAGAGGCTTTTAAAAGTGCTTGTAAAAAAATAGAGGTAACAATTAGAGAGAGTGTTGTTAATGATATTTTAAGTAAAAACATAGTATTAGAAGAGAAAAGTTTAGAAACAAATAGTATATCTATTCCTATTTAA
- a CDS encoding ArsC/Spx/MgsR family protein: MQNIEIWHNQSCSKSNSAKDYLDSNKIAVKVRDYLDNPPSKEELKELLTKLNLKIKDIIRDSEKLYYDLDIQKIQDDENLLEIVSKNPILIQRPIIIGETKAFIARPPLKIEEILNEF, from the coding sequence ATGCAAAACATAGAGATTTGGCACAATCAATCTTGTTCAAAATCAAATAGTGCAAAAGATTATTTAGATAGTAATAAAATAGCTGTAAAAGTAAGAGATTATTTAGATAATCCACCAAGTAAAGAGGAGTTAAAAGAGCTATTAACAAAGTTAAATCTAAAAATAAAAGATATTATAAGAGATAGCGAAAAACTATATTATGACTTAGATATACAAAAGATACAAGATGATGAAAATCTTTTAGAAATAGTTTCAAAAAATCCAATTTTAATTCAAAGACCAATTATAATTGGAGAAACAAAAGCTTTTATAGCAAGACCACCACTAAAAATTGAAGAGATTTTGAATGAATTTTAG